Proteins encoded in a region of the Paenibacillus pedocola genome:
- a CDS encoding stalk domain-containing protein codes for MKSKKMIIATMVFGMAVTGSAGVYAGTNLQKISAYLNHSIGFKVNGAAYTPVDGNGKTLSPITYNNTTYLPVRALADALNVPVTFNASANQVVLGSGSGTPVPDNGSAITLAPINYTAAQKEQITKAFADYQGFETAYAPAQMISGDSFVSVGGGEDGVSFLFKHMRVNVSPRDYSYDYNGTTVKLANGTSAKWYTPSDIPMLTFKLDDRYVTLSSPDQSLSKAKLEKVAVNVAKLSK; via the coding sequence ATGAAAAGCAAAAAGATGATCATAGCAACTATGGTGTTCGGAATGGCAGTTACAGGGTCGGCCGGGGTTTATGCAGGAACCAATCTGCAGAAGATCAGCGCCTATCTGAATCACAGCATCGGCTTCAAGGTCAACGGAGCAGCGTATACACCGGTGGACGGCAACGGCAAGACACTGTCTCCCATTACTTATAACAACACTACCTATCTGCCTGTCCGTGCACTGGCGGATGCCCTGAATGTACCGGTAACCTTCAATGCTTCGGCCAATCAGGTCGTTCTTGGAAGCGGTTCGGGAACTCCGGTACCGGATAACGGCTCCGCCATCACCCTAGCTCCGATAAATTATACTGCCGCACAAAAAGAACAGATCACCAAAGCATTCGCAGACTATCAGGGCTTTGAAACGGCCTATGCACCGGCACAAATGATCAGCGGGGACAGCTTCGTAAGTGTGGGCGGCGGTGAAGACGGTGTGTCCTTCCTGTTCAAGCATATGCGTGTGAATGTTTCTCCGCGGGATTACTCGTATGACTATAACGGAACTACGGTGAAGCTGGCGAATGGAACAAGCGCCAAATGGTATACGCCTTCGGATATCCCGATGCTGACCTTCAAGCTGGATGACCGCTATGTGACCCTCAGCTCGCCGGATCAGTCCCTGAGCAAAGCAAAGCTGGAGAAGGTAGCCGTAAACGTAGCGAAATTGAGCAAGTAA
- a CDS encoding DUF4023 family protein, with amino-acid sequence MDTHEFVEKFQENQRKAEKNKRRGKGSPEARLATKQHGTNK; translated from the coding sequence ATGGACACGCACGAATTTGTGGAGAAGTTCCAGGAGAACCAGCGGAAGGCAGAGAAAAACAAACGTCGGGGCAAAGGCTCCCCGGAAGCAAGACTGGCTACTAAGCAGCACGGCACAAATAAATAA
- a CDS encoding methyl-accepting chemotaxis protein: MLVNKIQQLQDMLSVIQLTYPEDAAMVLADTEKVVAYLPGQQIDLRVPVGAPLEKFKGTVSYRAFETGTVQREERGAEAFGVPYLSSAVPVIENGAVVGVIAAMVSTHRTSALQDGAQELSSLVQEMTATSEEVTRSAHGVTERLDELVGHSKAMVRDIESSFEILSSVKRIADQSHMLGLNAAIEAARAGEQGRGFGVVATEIRKLANDSHSLVQNIHSQLAGMKQAILQMDRSIQDIMGFSQHQGQAMQELSRAYEHVASTANELSNLK; the protein is encoded by the coding sequence ATGCTAGTGAATAAAATTCAACAATTGCAGGACATGCTTAGTGTAATCCAGCTGACGTATCCGGAGGATGCTGCTATGGTGCTGGCTGATACCGAGAAGGTGGTGGCTTATCTCCCGGGTCAGCAGATTGATCTTAGGGTTCCAGTAGGCGCTCCGCTGGAGAAATTCAAAGGAACCGTTTCCTACAGAGCTTTTGAGACTGGAACGGTGCAGCGTGAAGAACGGGGGGCGGAGGCCTTTGGAGTACCCTATCTTTCTTCAGCGGTACCGGTTATCGAGAATGGGGCAGTCGTTGGCGTTATTGCAGCCATGGTGTCCACCCACCGTACCTCTGCCCTTCAGGACGGGGCACAGGAGCTGTCTTCCCTGGTCCAGGAAATGACCGCAACCTCAGAAGAAGTGACCCGCTCAGCGCATGGCGTGACGGAGCGTCTGGACGAGCTGGTTGGCCATTCCAAAGCGATGGTGCGTGATATCGAGAGCAGCTTTGAAATTTTGTCTTCTGTTAAACGGATTGCCGATCAGTCCCATATGCTGGGGCTTAATGCTGCGATTGAGGCGGCCCGGGCAGGCGAGCAAGGCCGGGGCTTCGGCGTAGTAGCGACAGAAATCCGCAAGCTGGCTAATGACAGCCATTCGCTAGTGCAGAATATCCATAGCCAGCTGGCCGGGATGAAGCAGGCCATTCTGCAGATGGACCGGTCGATTCAGGACATTATGGGCTTTTCGCAGCATCAGGGCCAGGCGATGCAGGAGCTGAGCCGTGCGTATGAGCATGTTGCCAGTACGGCGAATGAGCTGTCCAATCTGAAATAA
- a CDS encoding acyl-CoA synthetase, translating into MEQHPPDKIALKWLHENGNFEEITYGELLSQANRLAGGLAGLGLHKGDRVLVMVPRRIIAYVIYLACLKLGLAVIPSSEMLRAKDLSYRLRHSEARAVIVWSEVTGEVNKITEDLPALDYRLSVSGNKDELEAGWSDLESLMDGQPDSRPALATSRDDIAILAYTSGTTGNPKAVVHTHGWGYAHLRIVSPQWLDIRKSDTVWATAAPGWQKWIWSPFLTVLGNGATGFVYNGSFHPDRYLQLLQDQGIQVLCCTPTEYRLMAKTEGLSRYDLSKLRCAVSAGEPLNLEVINTFQHHFDITIRDGYGQTESTLIIAALKDDPIRIGSMGKSIAPGIAEIIDDQGNPVPPGVVGDIAVHLSMPALFQNYYKDPERKANASHGEYFVTGDRARKDEDGYFWFEGRGDDIIISSGYTIGPFEVEEALMKHDLVKECAVVASPDEIRGSIVKAFVVLKDGKEGSPELVKELQSHVKEMTAPYKYPRKIEFINDLPKTASGKIRRVELREQEKRASQE; encoded by the coding sequence ATGGAACAGCATCCTCCGGATAAGATTGCGCTTAAATGGCTTCATGAGAACGGAAACTTCGAGGAAATCACCTATGGTGAGCTGCTCAGCCAGGCCAACCGGCTTGCCGGAGGGCTTGCCGGTCTGGGACTTCATAAAGGCGACCGCGTGCTGGTCATGGTTCCGCGCCGTATCATCGCTTACGTCATCTATCTCGCCTGCCTAAAGCTGGGACTGGCCGTTATTCCTTCTTCCGAAATGCTGCGGGCCAAGGATTTGTCCTACCGCCTGCGGCATTCGGAGGCCAGAGCGGTCATTGTCTGGTCCGAGGTTACCGGCGAAGTCAATAAAATCACTGAAGATCTGCCGGCTCTCGACTACCGCCTGTCGGTATCCGGAAACAAGGACGAGCTTGAAGCCGGCTGGAGCGATCTGGAGAGCCTGATGGACGGACAGCCGGATTCCCGTCCGGCCCTGGCCACCAGCCGTGACGATATCGCCATCCTGGCGTATACCTCCGGCACAACCGGCAATCCGAAAGCTGTGGTACACACCCATGGCTGGGGTTATGCCCACCTGCGGATCGTTTCACCTCAATGGCTGGACATCCGCAAATCGGACACCGTATGGGCTACAGCAGCTCCGGGCTGGCAAAAATGGATCTGGAGCCCGTTCCTGACGGTGCTCGGCAACGGTGCCACCGGCTTTGTCTATAATGGTTCTTTTCATCCGGACCGTTATCTGCAGCTCCTGCAGGATCAAGGCATCCAGGTATTATGCTGCACGCCTACAGAATACCGCCTGATGGCTAAGACAGAAGGACTATCACGGTATGACCTGTCCAAGCTGCGCTGCGCCGTGTCCGCCGGTGAACCGCTCAACCTGGAAGTCATCAACACCTTCCAGCATCATTTTGATATTACGATCCGCGACGGCTACGGGCAAACAGAGAGCACGCTGATCATTGCTGCGCTGAAGGATGATCCGATCCGGATCGGCTCCATGGGCAAATCGATTGCCCCCGGCATCGCGGAGATCATTGATGATCAGGGGAATCCGGTTCCTCCGGGTGTAGTTGGAGATATCGCAGTGCACCTCAGCATGCCTGCCCTGTTCCAGAATTATTACAAAGACCCGGAACGTAAGGCGAATGCCTCGCACGGGGAGTATTTCGTTACCGGAGACCGGGCGCGTAAGGATGAGGACGGCTATTTCTGGTTCGAAGGCCGGGGCGACGATATTATCATCAGCTCAGGCTACACCATCGGCCCGTTTGAAGTGGAAGAAGCGCTGATGAAGCATGATCTCGTCAAGGAATGTGCCGTTGTTGCCAGTCCCGATGAGATCCGCGGTTCTATCGTCAAAGCCTTTGTCGTGCTGAAGGACGGCAAGGAAGGTTCCCCCGAGCTGGTTAAGGAGCTGCAAAGTCATGTCAAAGAGATGACTGCCCCTTACAAATATCCTCGCAAGATCGAATTTATCAATGATCTGCCGAAGACTGCATCCGGTAAAATACGCCGTGTAGAGCTGCGTGAGCAGGAAAAACGCGCTTCGCAAGAATAG
- a CDS encoding GNAT family N-acetyltransferase translates to MHPSDFDEIYTLMEASFPVSEMRSYGGQKALLDNPSYRIFTEQEASGRIMGFLAAWEFPLLRFVEHIAVNPATRGGGIGFKLMDSYLARSDKPVLLEVEPPAGELEQRRIGFYERLGFHLNPYDYVQPPLRTGQPDLPLRIMTYPRPIRLSEFQLYREILYTEVYKTAVSRSR, encoded by the coding sequence ATGCATCCTTCAGACTTTGATGAAATCTATACCCTTATGGAAGCCTCGTTTCCTGTCAGTGAGATGAGAAGCTACGGCGGCCAGAAGGCTTTGCTGGACAACCCCAGCTACCGGATCTTTACCGAGCAGGAGGCTTCCGGCCGGATCATGGGCTTCTTAGCAGCATGGGAATTTCCGCTGCTTCGTTTTGTGGAGCATATCGCCGTGAACCCGGCTACGCGCGGCGGCGGAATCGGCTTTAAGCTGATGGACAGCTATCTCGCCCGTTCGGACAAGCCGGTGCTGCTGGAGGTGGAGCCGCCGGCTGGAGAGCTGGAGCAGCGCAGAATCGGATTTTATGAGCGGCTGGGCTTCCACCTGAATCCTTATGATTACGTCCAGCCCCCGCTGCGTACCGGACAGCCTGATCTGCCGCTGCGCATTATGACGTATCCCCGGCCCATCCGTCTAAGTGAGTTTCAATTATACAGAGAAATTCTATATACAGAAGTCTATAAGACTGCTGTCTCCCGCAGCCGCTAA
- a CDS encoding gamma-glutamylcyclotransferase, translating to MEKIFVYGTLRQGEQYHDLLGDSRLFSLLAQVKGTLADTGSGYPVLLETEGTVAGELYEVTAEVLQQLDELEEYYGPGDTRNDYERVVTEVTTDTGVTEAWVYVYRHTQQYAAIPEGDWKLYRLKDSGELLYFAYGSCMDLRRIQLAGREDDFNSVEGCGVAEGFQVAFTLPLADGGRADLVETGGRAEGQVYRITPECLLNYLYVREGVAEGLYRPAVVPVQLRDGTSHAAVTFVVVNKQAETAPPVYYMEEILRGAQPVVSPAYYAALEMRFKRDFN from the coding sequence ATGGAAAAAATATTTGTGTATGGTACCTTGCGGCAGGGCGAACAGTATCATGATTTGCTGGGGGACAGCAGATTATTCTCACTGCTGGCGCAAGTAAAGGGAACGCTGGCCGATACGGGATCAGGTTATCCGGTTCTGCTGGAGACGGAAGGCACAGTGGCCGGCGAACTCTACGAAGTGACAGCGGAAGTGCTGCAGCAGCTTGATGAGCTGGAGGAGTATTATGGTCCCGGCGATACGCGGAATGATTATGAGCGGGTAGTGACAGAGGTGACAACCGACACCGGTGTGACCGAAGCCTGGGTCTATGTGTACAGGCACACGCAGCAATATGCCGCAATTCCGGAAGGAGACTGGAAGCTTTACCGGCTGAAGGATAGCGGGGAGCTGCTTTATTTTGCCTATGGGAGCTGCATGGACTTGCGGCGTATTCAGCTTGCCGGAAGAGAAGACGATTTCAACAGCGTAGAGGGCTGCGGTGTGGCGGAGGGCTTTCAAGTAGCCTTTACCCTGCCTCTTGCCGATGGGGGACGGGCCGATCTGGTTGAAACCGGCGGCAGAGCGGAAGGTCAGGTGTACCGGATAACACCGGAGTGTCTGCTGAATTATCTGTATGTGCGGGAAGGTGTGGCGGAGGGCTTATACCGACCTGCTGTCGTGCCTGTGCAGCTTAGGGACGGGACAAGCCATGCGGCGGTAACTTTTGTTGTGGTGAACAAACAGGCCGAGACAGCTCCGCCCGTGTATTACATGGAAGAGATTCTGCGGGGAGCGCAGCCGGTTGTTTCACCAGCCTATTATGCAGCGCTAGAGATGCGGTTTAAACGTGATTTTAACTAG